One genomic region from Bradyrhizobium icense encodes:
- a CDS encoding acyl-CoA dehydrogenase family protein, translating into MSIDFEIPAEAKAIREKVRKWVHEECIPAEKELDTKPLAEVLGPLRAKARARGLWCPWVPKEYGGMGLGPLANALVQMELGESMLGALSMNTQGPDDASMMTILAHGTEYQKEKFLKPLLNGEKRICFSMTEKAAGADATGMQTTAVKDGNENYILNGEKWFSSSASVADMALVMAKTDPNAPRHKQYSTFIVELPNPGYKIKRNVANMAIEGPHDDVLHGGHSEIEIKDLTVPADNLLGGEGNGFAMGQHRLAYGRLRHGMHNVAKAQRALDMAVAHVTRRSTFGKLLADRQAVQFMLADCASELYIGRLMLLHIAYKAEKGLDIRQENSIAKIFHAHMVHKVIDTAIQLHGALGFSQDTPLAKWYTQVRSQRLVDGPDEVHKWKIGKNVIKAFREHGTTASAAGGDLL; encoded by the coding sequence ATGTCGATCGATTTCGAGATCCCGGCCGAAGCCAAGGCGATTCGCGAAAAAGTCCGCAAATGGGTGCACGAGGAATGCATTCCGGCGGAGAAGGAACTCGATACCAAACCGCTCGCCGAAGTGCTCGGCCCGCTCCGCGCCAAGGCTCGTGCACGCGGCCTGTGGTGCCCGTGGGTGCCGAAGGAATATGGCGGCATGGGGCTCGGCCCGCTTGCCAACGCGCTGGTGCAGATGGAGCTCGGCGAAAGCATGCTCGGCGCATTGTCGATGAACACGCAGGGACCCGACGACGCCTCGATGATGACGATCCTGGCCCACGGCACGGAGTATCAGAAGGAGAAGTTCCTCAAACCGCTGCTCAACGGCGAGAAGCGCATCTGCTTCTCTATGACGGAAAAGGCCGCCGGTGCCGACGCCACCGGCATGCAGACCACCGCGGTGAAGGACGGCAACGAGAACTATATCCTGAACGGCGAAAAATGGTTTTCCTCTTCCGCCAGCGTGGCCGACATGGCGCTGGTGATGGCCAAGACCGATCCGAACGCGCCACGGCACAAGCAGTATTCGACCTTCATCGTGGAATTGCCGAACCCCGGCTACAAGATCAAGCGCAACGTCGCCAACATGGCGATCGAAGGACCGCACGACGATGTGCTGCACGGCGGCCACTCCGAGATCGAGATCAAGGATTTGACGGTGCCGGCCGACAATCTGCTCGGCGGCGAAGGCAATGGTTTTGCCATGGGCCAGCACCGCCTCGCCTATGGACGCCTGCGTCACGGCATGCACAACGTCGCCAAGGCGCAACGCGCGCTCGACATGGCAGTGGCGCATGTCACCAGGCGCTCCACCTTCGGCAAATTGCTCGCCGACCGGCAGGCGGTGCAGTTCATGCTCGCCGACTGCGCCAGCGAGCTCTATATCGGCCGCCTGATGCTGCTGCACATCGCCTACAAGGCGGAGAAAGGCCTCGACATCCGGCAGGAGAACTCGATCGCAAAGATCTTCCACGCACACATGGTGCACAAGGTGATCGACACCGCGATCCAGCTCCACGGCGCGCTCGGGTTCAGCCAGGATACGCCATTGGCGAAGTGGTACACCCAGGTGCGCTCGCAGCGGCTGGTCGACGGTCCGGACGAAGTGCACAAGTGGAAGATCGGCAAGAACGTCATCAAGGCGTTCCGCGAGCACGGCACGACGGCAAGCGCCGCGGGCGGGGATTTGTTGTAA